The Balneolales bacterium ANBcel1 DNA segment GCAGACAGTATCCGGAACATTCGGGGTGCTCTCCTACTTTATCGGCGCTGTCTTTGGTAACATCACACTGCTCTATTTCGGAGTATTTCTGGTGTTCTTCTTTTCGGTGATCCCCCCTTTCTTCGTTAAGGAGCCAAAGTATCTGGGGCGCTACGGGGAGGATGAACAAGACATCGCCCGTGAAATTGACGGCAAGGAAGCGTCGCCGCAAAGTGTGAATCAGGCATCCCTGTATCAGATCTTGTTCAGTATCCGGCCGTTGTGGGGTTTTCTCATGTACGGGATTTACGCCATCATCAAACGGCTGAGCGGTCTGGAATTTCCGGGGTATTACTTCGAAATGTTTGCTCTGGTCATCACCATATACCTCATCGGAGAGGCGCTGTTTCGGTCGGAGGACGGGAAGACCGGAGAGGAGGCCGGAAAGATCGGGTTCCAGAAAGTACTTGCGGCACATTCGTTCTCCTGGATTGCCGCTCAGAGCATGTTCATCTACTTTTTTGCGTTTGTCGACTACCGGCTGCCGGGCCTATCCGACGAGGGGGTGGGTTCGGTTGTGAACTGGAGCTTTTTCTCGCTCAACCTGGTAGCGGCAATTATACCGGTTCTGATACTGGGTCCGCTTGCCAACCGTTACGGGCGGGTCAGGGTTCATGCAAGTGCCCTGGCGGTCATGGCTGCGGGATACGCGCTGATCGCGTTTCTCGGACAGTCACCCTATGTGTTTTATCTGCTGATGGCGGTTGTGGGCATCGGGTGGGCCTCCATCATCAGTTTGCCGTTTGCAATCATGTCCCAGAAAATAAACCAGGGGCAGATGGGTCTGTACATGGGACTGTTCAACCTGTCGGTCGTTCTGCCACAGCTGGTTTCCAGTTTTGCCGTCGGCGATATCGTACAGGCCGTGGACAACAAATCGATCCTGATGATCATCTGCTCGGTAACCGTGGCCTTTTCTGCAGCCGCATGGTATCTGGTGAAGGAACCCAAAGACGAAATGACCGAGAACCCGGCTCTGCTCGATGAAGAACTGGAGAAAAAAGCGGAAAGTGGTGAAAACCCGTAAATAAAAAAAGAAGTCCGGGCCGCTCTCACGACACCGGACTTTCTTTTTCCTCCTGTTGCGTCAAGAAGTATCGTTGGTTTCGCTGCGGGAACACCTCCCGCAGTGTGACCAAATTCGCTGCGCTTATTTCACGAAAAGCATTTCGCGATAGGACGGAAGCGGCCAGTAATCATCCGCCACCACCTTTTCGAGCTTGTCGGCAATTTCGCGCGTTTTATTCATTTCCGGGAGCACCACATTGGCCAGGTGGGCTGCTTTCTCGGGGATGGTGTCGCCGCCAAGGTCGGCATTGGCCGCCCCGAGCTTGTCAACCTGCGCAATAAGCTGGGCAAGCAGATCATTTACCTGTTTTGCCAGTGTATTGGTTGTGGATACATCCAGGCCGGAGCTCTTGCCCAGATCACCTGCGGCAAGTATTTCATTCAAATACCGGATGGTAGCGGGAATCACCATGGTTCGTACCACGTCTTCGGTGGTTTCCGCTTCGATATTCAGCTTTATGAAATACTGTTCCAGGTAGATCTCGAGCCGCGACTCAAGCTCGTGTTCGGCAAGCACATTATACTTTTCGAACAGTGAGACCGTGCTTTCGGCCGTAAGGTACGGCATGGCATCGAGCGTGGACTTGAGGTTGAGCAGCCCGCGTTTCTTCGCCTCAACCTGCCATTCCTCGGAATAACCGTCACCGTGGAAGAGTATCGCGTCGATTTCCTCAAAGGTCTCCTTCAGAACTGCCCCGAGAGCTTTTTCGAAATCACCTGTTTTCGCAATCTCTTCTTCAAGCAGGGTTGTCATGCCGTCGATGGCCTCGGCCACCGTCACATTCAAAATGGACGCCGGGAAAGAGACAGTCTGTTCGGAGCCCACGGCACGGAATTCAAACTTGTTGCCGGTAAAGGCAAAGGGCGAAGTCCGGTTTCGGTCACCCGCATGCTTCGGAATGTCCGGAAGCACCGGAATACCAAGGCCAAGCAGACCGCCTTCTTTTGAACTGGTGGCGCCACCGTTTTTAATCTGCTCGACGATATCCTCCAGCTGATCGCCCACATACGCCGAAAGGATGGCCGGCGGAGCTTCATTGGCACCGAGCCGGTGGTCGTTTCCGGCACTGGCAATGGATGCGCGAAGCAACCCCTGATGGTCATATACTGCCTTGAGCGTAGCGGCGAAGAAGAACAGGAACTGCATATTGTCATGCGGACTGTCGCCGGGCTCCAGCAGGTTTCCGCCCTTGCTGGTGGACATGGACCAGTTGAGATGCTTGCCGCTGCCGTTCAGGCCCGCAAATGGCTTTTCATGAAGCAGACACTCCAGGCCGTATTTTTTGGCGACTTTTTTGAGGATAATCATCGTCAGCTGCTGATGGTCGGCCGCCACGTTGGCTTTCTCAAATACCGGCGCTATCTCGAACTGACCGGGTGCCACCTCGTTGTGACGGGTTTTGACCGGCACGCCGAGACGGTAAAGTTCCCGTTCGGCTTCGAGCATGAAGGAGAGGATGCGATCCGGAATGGATCCAAAATAGTGATCGTCCAGCTCCTGCCCTTTAGGCGGCTTCGCTCCAAACAGGGTACGGCCCGATGTCATAAGATCAGGGCGACGATAGAAAAACTCCTGGTCAATCAGGAAATACTCCTGCTCAAAGCCTCCGGTCGAGTTTACCCAGTTGACATCCTCTATGCCGAAAAGCTTCAGCGCACGCAATGCCTGCTTGTTGAGGGCCTCGGTTGATCGCAGAAGCGGAGCTTTGAAATCCAATGACTCCCCCTTCCAGGAAGCGAACACCGACGGAATACAAAGCGTGGAACCATTACCGTTTTCGATAATGAACGCCGGAGAGGTAGGATCCCAGGCGGTGTACCCGCGCGCTTCAAACGTCGGGCGCAGGCCGCCACTGGGGAAACTGGAAGCATCCGGTTCACCACGCATCAGATCGTTGCCGGAAAACTGGGTGATCGCGCCTCCACCCTGATTCGGTGTGATGAAACTGTCGTGCTTCTCCGCCGTTGCACCGGTGAGCGGCTGAAACCAGTGTGTGTAATGTGTCGCCCCTTTTTCTGATGCCCATTCTTTCATAACCACCGCAACAGCATCCGCAACCGTTTCATCCAGGGGCTCATTGTCACGTATGGTCTTCTTCAACACCTTCCAGACAGATTTGGGAAGTCTCTCCTTAAGCGTATCGATGGACAGGCAGTTCTCACCGAATATCTCCGAAATATTCATATCCAGCTTGTTTGAACCGTTTCGGGCCAGGAGGTTCTCTTCTGCTTTTCTGACTGCTTTCAGCGCATCAAATCTTCTATATGTTGTACTCATCAATCACATTCTTTTAGGTTTTCGGTTGTACTCACGTTGGTGACGCTGACACAAGATAAATTATTAATGCAAAAAATCCATAATTATTTAATTAAATGATATCAACTGACTAATTTTTTCAATCTAATTGCCTTTTTTATGCATATAAATCAAAAAAGCGCTTACAACCTGGAGAAGGGACGCATCTTTCTGTCTTTTCCGTATTTTCCGCTACATTAATTTTTTTTATAGCTCGGATTTCTATGAATTTTTCTGTCTGGATAGAAGCGGCACGCCTTCGTACCCTTCCGGCTTCACTCGTTCCTGTAATGACCGGTGGGGCCCTGGCCTGGCAACACGGACTTTTTAACGGATGGATTACCTCCGTCGCACTGTTTTCCGCCATCCTGATTCAGGTTGCCACCAACTTCGCCAACGACTATTTCGATTTCCTGAAAGGTGCCGATAACGACGAACGCGTGGGTTTCACCAGAGCCTCTTCCACCGGAGCCGTCGCCCCCCGTACCATGCTTGCCGCCGCTTTTGTCTCTTTTCTGATGGCGTTTCTGCTGGGACTTATTCTGGTCTCACATGCCGGGTGGCCCATCCTGGCCATCGGCCTGCTTTCTATTGCCGCGGGAGTGCTTTATACCGGCGGACCCTTTCCGCTTGCCTATAACGGCCTGGGAGATGTGTTCGTTTTTCTGTTTTTCGGCCTGGCAGCGGTTATGGGAACCTATTATGTAAACACTCTTGAGTGGTCTGCCGAATCCTTTTGGGCCGCTGTTGCCGTGGGGGCTCTCTCCACCATGATCCTGGTCGCAAACAACTACCGGGACGTCGATACCGATCGCAAAGTAAATAAACGAACCCTGGCCGTGCTGCTTGGAGAACGTTTCTCTCGCTGGCAGTTTCTCGTTCTTATGATGCTCGCTTTTTCCATCCCCCCGCATTTTTATTTCCGGGAATCCTACCCCCTCGTTATTCTGCTTCCCATGATCCTCCTGCCATGGGGCGTTCTCCTGGTACGTGCATTCTGGCGGGAAACCGACAAGGCCGTCTTTAACGGCATACTTGTGAATACGGCCCGACTGATGACGGCCTTCGGCCTTCTTTTTGCAACGGGTATCGTCCTTTCGTAGTTTTTTACGAACCCGGCACCCCGTTATTCCTCCCGATGAGCAAGGAACTGACCCTGTACCGATATCGCCTGCCGTTTCGCATATCGCTGCGGAATGAACAAGGCCTGACGCGTCACCGCAACGGAGTGATTCTTGGCGACGGAGAGGCTCTGTGGACCGAAATCGCACCTCTTCCCGGTTTTTCCACCGAATCCCTGGACGACTGTGTGTCATTTCTGATGAAGAACCGGGAATCTGTGCAGCGACATTTCCGGAGTCAGAGCCTTGGAGAGTGGCTGCAGGATGACTTCATTGCCGAAGAGTTTGCTGCACTGCCATCGGTGCGCTTCGGCCTCTCCATGCTGGCCGCACAGCAGCAGGCGTTCTCATCGGAGCTGCCCCTTTACGCCCTGTTAACTCGTACCCATTTGCCGGAGCATCCTCAACTACTCCGGCGCCCTGATGCTTCTTGTGGTGAGCCCCCTTCACATGACCCCGCTGCTGACGCCCCTGGCGGCCGGGAAAACGTATCTACATCCGCCGGCCGGCACCGGTCACCCGCCGGAGGGGAGCATGCCGGACAAGCACCTGCACACATCACGCATGCCGGTCATGTTGTGCGATGCAACGGAATTGTCGGCCAGGATACTCCGGAAAGAATGCTGCAGTCTGTGAAGGCGCTCCAAAATGGCGGCTTTACCACCATCAAATTAAAACTGCCACCCTCGGTTCGAGAGGCGCTGGATCTTTTCCGCACCCTGCACCAGGCTTATCCCGGCCTTCGCTTCCGGCTGGATGCCAACGCCGCGTTCTCCCCGGACGACGCGGCCCGGCTTCTGGAGGGGCTTTCGGAATTCAGGGGTCCCCGCCACCGCTCTTCCACGGAGCCCCCTTCCGCTCCAATTGAATACATCGAGGAGCCGTTGAACCGGGGCAGTTTCCGGCAGTGGAACCGGTTGCGAAGCTTCGGCATCCCGATCGCCGCCGATGAAAGCGCCCGCACCGCAGATCAGATCTCCCGGCTGCTGGAGGAGGATGCTGTCGACGCCATCGTACTGAAACCGACGCTATACGGTTCGGCACAGGAACTGCATGGTCTGGTGGATCTCGTCAGAAATCACAACTACGCCCGTTGGTCTGACGGCAAGACCCGACCGGTGTCGCTGGTCGTCTCTTCAGCGCTTGAAACATCCGTCGGCCGCCAGCTTCTTGCACATCTGGCTGCCTGTGTGGACATGGTTCTAAAACCCGAGGCCCACGGCCTGGCAACCGGCCACCTGTTTGAAGCGGATTTCACGCTTCGGACACATCCGGAGGGTGTCGCGCGCGGTGCAACTGCCTCATCGCACAAATCCGCTGCTTCACTCACCATCGAAGAACCCGAACCTCCCAATCCCGAGATAATGCTGGCGGCAGAACCCGGAGTCGGCATGCGCCCCGTACCCCAAAACCGGTGATGAATACTTCCCGACACACATATCACTCTGACTCGATTTTCCTGACCGACGGCAACAGCACCGTTTATTACCGCGATCTGGCTGTGATTGCGCACCGCGTCCGAACACATACGGAGTCCGCCGACTCTCCGGTGATCGCCATTGATACTTCCGACCGCTTCCAGGCGATTCTATGGATGGCATCTTGCTGGATGGCGCACCTTCCCTTCGTGCCTTTCCACCCGGAAGATCCCGCACCACTGGGAGCCTTTCAACCTGATCTCATCGTGTCGCCGCATGCCGTTACAGCTAATCCGGCCGCAATAGCCTTTACTGAGCTGGCCAGGCCGACTTCTCACGACGATAGGGATTTGGGTCGCGGCAGCACATTGCCCGGTGCGCCTACTTTGTCCGGAGTCTCTTACAAGCTCTATTCTGAACGCGTGCAGGCGCACGGCACCCAACAGATCCCCCGTGCCGACACATCCGGGTTTCCGGGTGTGTCAGAGCTTCACTCCCACCCCGATCGTGTGTTTTGCGGACTGCTCACATCCGGCAGCTCGGGTCTGCCAAAGCGGGTTCCCCTGTTGCGCAGGCAAATGATCGCCGCCGCCGCAAATGCCGGCTTGTCGTCTGCTTCAACCGATAATGTCCCGGCAGAGTCCCTTTGGGGCCACCCCCTGCCCCTGTACCATGCCGGGGGCGTAGCCATCGTATTTCGGGCGCTGTTGAGCGGCACAGGGATTTTTTTATGGGATGGGTTTGATGCCGGAACAATTCTCAGAGCGCTGAAAACAAACCGCGCCATCAGACGCATTTCCCTGGTTCCGACCATGCTCAAGCGGCTGGTGGATGAAGCCGGGCGCCGGGAGTCTCACCCTATTCATTCGCTTGACTGTGTGCTTGTCGGCGGAGGCCCCTATACAACGGAGCTGGAGGCCCGCGCCCGCCGGCAGGGTTGGCCGGCGGCGTTCAGTTACGGAATGACCGAGACGTGCGGACAGATTTCAGCGCAAAACCCGGATGGAAGCAGTCCGGCAGGCTCTGTAGGGCGGGCGCTGCCCGGCCACGAGGTGCAGATTACCGATCGGAGAAATCAGCTCCTGCCGTCGGGTGAAACCGGCATACTGCAGGTCAGAGGCCCGCAGGTATTCGATGGTTATCTGCCGGAACAACAGCTATTGAAAGCATATCGCCCGGGTGGTGAAGGCCCGGAGCCTTCCCGATACCCGTGGTTCGAGACCGGCGATTATGCGAGACTCGACTCTGATGACCATCTGTTCATCGAAAGCAGGAGAACGGACATGGTTGTAACCGGAGGGTTGAACGTACCGGTGGCGGATGTGGAAGCTGCGCTCGCGGGCATTCCCGGTGTCAGGGACGCCGCAGTTACGGGTCTGCCCGACGAAGAGTGGGGACAGATTCTGGTGGCCCTGGTGGTTGCGGATGGAGAGATTTCAGCGGAACAACTCCAGCAAACGCTCGCCGGACAACTTCCTCCCCACCAGGTGCCCAAACGGCTGTTCCTGACCGACCATGTACCGCGATCGTCTTTGGGAAAAATCCGGCGCGAAAAAGTGAGGCAGGAGGCTTCCAGGCTGCATCGCCGGCGGTAACAGCGCGCCGACTTTTCGCAAACGGTGGTGCTATGAGAGTCCGGCCCGCTTAAAGATTACATCCACATTTTTTGTGTGATGGTTCAGGTCGAACGCCTCTCCGATCTCCTTCTCGCTCAGATGGGCCGTGATGCCTTCGTGCCGCTCCACCAAATCCCGGAAGGCCTTCTTCTGTTCCCAGGCTTCCATGGCGAGAGGCTGGACCAGGTCGTAGGCGTTTTCACGCGACAATCCCTTGTCGATCAGCATCAGCAGCAGGCGTTGTGAAAAAACCACACCGTGGGTCTTGTCGATGTTGGCCTTCATATTTTCGGGATAGACGACCAGCTTCTCAACCACTCCGGCAAACCGATGCAGCATGTAGTCAAGCAGGATAAGCGCGTCGGGTATGATGATGCGTTCGGCGGAAGAATGGGAGATGTCGCGTTCGTGCCACAACGGGATGTTTTCAAAAGCCGTGACCATGTAGCCACGAAGAACTCTTGCGCATCCTGCGATATTTTCGGAACTGACGGGGTTCCGCTTGTGCGGCATTGCCGAGGAGCCCTTTTGCCCCTTACCAAACCGCTCCTCCACCTCGCGGGTCTCGGTTTTCTGCAGGTGCCGAATTTCAACGGCGATTTTTTCGAGGGTGGAACCGATAAGTGCGAGCGTTGACATGTAGTGGGCGTGGCGGTCGCGCTGCAGAGTCTGAGTGGACACCGGAGCGGCTGACAGGCCCAGGATCTCGCAGGTGTGGGCCTCCACTTCCGGAGGGATATTGGCAAACGTACCAACAGCGCCTGAGAGCTTGCCGAACTCCACATCTGCAGCAGCCATTTCGAAACGCTTGAGGTTTCGCTCCATTTCGCTGAACCAGAGCGCGCATTTGAGTCCGAAGGTGGTCGGCTCGGCGTGCACACCGTGAGTACGGCCCATCATGACCGAGTACTTGTGTTCCAGGGCTTTCTCCCTGAGTACCTTCAGAAACCGCTCGAGGCCTTCGCGTATAATGCGGTTGGATTTTTTCAGACGCACTCCAAGAGCGGTGTCCACGACATCGGTGGAGGTCAGGCCATAGTGAACCCACTTTTTTTCCTCACCCAGCGACTCCGACACGGAGCGGGTAAACGCCACGACATCATGCCGGGTCTGCTCCTCGATCTCATGGATTCTCGCTACATCAAATGTGGCTTTCTCGTACAGCCTGTCTACATCGGCTTCCGGAATAATTCCAAGCCGGCTCCATGCCCGGCAGGCCGCCAGTTCGACCTCCAGCCATGCCTGAAACTGTTCCTTCTCAGTCCAGAGCGATGCCATTTCTTCTCGGGAATATCTTTCAATCATACGTCTGTTATTATTCGGACAAGTTTACGGGGCCGGGTTCTGCGACCCTGACTGATTCCGGTTGTGTTTGTCCGTCTTATCATGTTCATCACTATTATCATGCGCTTCCGGCGCTTCCGGCGCTTCCTGATCACTCAGCACTTCCACTTCCACTTTGGTAAGGCGGTTGTTATCCATCTCCATGACTTTAAGCTGGAGCTCCTTGAAGGTGACGGTCTCCCCTTCTTCCGGAATTCTTTCCAGCAGATAATAGACCAATCCTCCCAATGTTTCATACTCATCCTCGTCCGTGGTCAGGTCCATGGAAAGGATGTCGGCCATATCATCCAGGTCAATTTTGGCATCAAAAAGATAGTTGCCGGATTTGTTTCGCGTATAGAGCTCAACCGGCTCGGTATATTCATCGGTGATTTCACCTATAATTTCTTCAAGTACATCATCCAGGGTAATGACTCCTTCCGTTCCGCCGTACTCATCCACAACAATGGCAATATGGGTTTTCAACTGCTGAAACTCGCGCAGCAGATCATCCAGCTTTTTTGTGGTTGGGACAAACAACGCCTTTCGGGCAAGTGTTTTCCAGTTGATCGTCGCGCCACCAAGTTCGCTTTTTATATAGGGCAGCAAATCCTTGGAGTGGATAACGCCGATAATATTATCCAGGTCGTTTTCATAGAGCGGCAGCCGCGACACCCCCTTTTCCCGGATGATGTCCAGTACCTCCTGCAGGGTATTTCCGGTATTGATCGCCGTGATATTGACCCTTGAGGTCATAATCTCACGAACATAGGTATTGCCGAATTCGATAACATTTTCAATGATTTCCCGCTCGTCGCCATGAATTGATCCATGCAGCTCTCCAACTTCCGCTATCGTCTTCAGGTCGTCCGTTGAAATGGCATCGGAGGGGCGCGGGATACTTTTCTCAAGAAAACGGGTTCCCTGCGCAATCAGCCGGGCCAGCGGTGCCAGGATGAAAAAGAAGAAATAGAGCAGCCAGCTCAGTTTTCTGGAAACGGCAAGGGGCCTGTTCAGGGCAAGCAGTTTGGGCGTTATTTCCGCGAGAATCACAATGGTGATGGTCAACACCACCACTTCTATGGTGAAGATCAGAAGCTGTGGCAGTCCAAACAGCGCAATCAGTCTGCCGGTGAGTACCGCAGCTCCCACAGCGGTGATGATGTTCGCGAACGTATTGCCGATCAGAACTGTGGCAAGCAATTGCCGGGGGCGTTCCAGCATATGAAGCACCCTGGCGAGGGCACGGTCCTTCTTCGCCTCCTCGATGGTGCTGCTATCCACCTTCTTGTCGAGAGAAAAGAAGGCCACTTCCGCTCCGGAGAAAAAGGCGGAAAAGATGAGGCCCAGAACGATGACAATTACCAATACAAGAAAATCAGCCGGATTGACCAGCAGGGATTCAAAAGTACCGGTATCAGCGACGGCCTGGAATCGGTCCGGAAGAATCATTGCCTGAAACAACAGCGGAATAATCAAAAGAGTGCTGGTATCGTTGGGTTATGGATGCACCGGCATTTCACATTAACCGCATCTTCAGCCGGATCTGTCGTAACGGGTTAACAACAGATGGCAAGATAAGGATATCCGGTGAGCCGGTATAGCCCAAACTCAATTTTCTTGCCGCCATTTTTCCAGTAACACTTCATGATGTCAGCCCGCCCTGCTGACTGATTCAGAAGGGCAGGTCATCGTCCACATCCACAATCTCATCGCTGGTGTTGGCGCCTTCCTGCCTGCTTTGCTGCTGCCGGGCCTGTCCGGAGGAACCTCCTCCCTGGTCACCTTCTCCCCTGCTGTCCAGCATCTGCATGCCAAGAGCCTTGATTTCCGTGGTGTACTGCTTCTGACCGTCTTTGTCCTCCCAGGAACGCGTCTGGATAGGCCCTTCAAAATAGGCCTGAGAGCCTTTGGTCAGGTATTGCTGACATATCTCGGCCAGCCTTCCCCATACAACCACTCTGTGCCATTCCGTTGTCTCCTGCCATTCGCCGTTTTTATCCTTGTAACGGTCGCTAGTCGCGACACTCATGTTGGCAACAGCGGTATTGTTTTGAGTATAGCGAACCTCAGGGTCTGCTCCCAGCCGACCGATGATCATTGCTTTGTTAAGTGATCCCATATTGTTATCGATTTATCTCTGATTTACTTTTTAAAAACAAGACACTCCGGACCGTCACTCCTTACACTTACAATATTTGCTACATATCGCCTTTCTGTTGGATATGGAGACAAGAAAAGACATGGCAGTCCACACTGCGTATGGTACCGATTCCGCACCCCATATTCAAAAAAGATTGCTGTCGATTCCATCACTCCCGGGAAGGCGCACCGGCCATGCGGGTTGTAATATTCCGGAGAGAATCAACCACAACATTCAAGGCAGAGTGGACCGGCTGCGCAATGATTCAGGAATACCGGCCGGTTTTCTCCATTTCCATCAGTTTTTTAATCCTGAGCTGCGTATCCGGATGGGTGGAAAAAAGCTTACTCATGCCCCGGGCCGAAAACGGATTCACCGGAAACATGTGGGCGGTAGACCGCTGGGCCGTTTCGGATGCCTGCATCGGTATGCGCTCCACAGAGGCCTGAATTTTACGCAGCGCGCTGGCCAGGCTTTCGGCGCTCCCGCAAATTTCGGCCCCTACGCGGTCCGCTTCAAACTCACGGGTCCGGGAAACTGCGGCCTGCAGCATGGCGGCCGCCAAAGGCGCCAAAATAAGGGTCAGCAGCAGGACGATCGGGTTGGGGCCGTCTCCGCCTCCGCGGCCGATCGGCAGAAATATGGCAAACTGGGCGATCATGGTAATAGCACTCACAACCGTCGTAACAATCGTCTGCGTGAGGATATCGCGGTTTTTGATATGGGCAAGCTCGTGCGCCATAACCCCTCTCAGCTCTCTCTCATTCAGGCTGCGAAGGATCCCCTGTGTTGCCGCCACCGCAGCATGGTTGGGGTTGCGCCCGGTGGCAAAAGCATTCGGCTGTTCCTGGGGAATAATATACACTTTGGGCATTGGCAGGTTCGCCTTCTGCGAAAGCTCCTCGACCATATTGTAGAATTGCGGGGCATTATCCCTGGTAACCTCTTTGGCACGGTACATCTTCAGCACGAGCTTGTCGGAATACCAGTAGCTGAATCCGTTCATCATAAGTGCAAAAACCAAAGCGATGACCATCCCGGTCTGCCCGCCCAGCAAATTACCAATGAACAGAAACAGAAGGCCTACCAGCGCCATCAGAAATACAGTGCGAACAGAATTCTTGAGCATCTTAACTTTCCTCCAATCAATTATTACCAGACTTGTTTTCCGGAGTATAACTTGCCGGAATGCAAAATTATTATCCGAACAGAAAAACACCCGTGAGCCGGGAAACATTTCGTTTTTTACAGTTTAATAATCTCTTTTTTTTTATTCTGCAGATGGCAAATGAAACCACTGCCGGCATCGTATGTACACGGACGCGGCCTGACCCGGGCGCTCATACCCGAATTGAATCGTGAGGCCGACCGACTTTTTCCACAAACTGCAAAATACAACTTACCATGCGACAATCCGATCAGAAAAAAAACGGC contains these protein-coding regions:
- a CDS encoding single-stranded DNA-binding protein — translated: MGSLNKAMIIGRLGADPEVRYTQNNTAVANMSVATSDRYKDKNGEWQETTEWHRVVVWGRLAEICQQYLTKGSQAYFEGPIQTRSWEDKDGQKQYTTEIKALGMQMLDSRGEGDQGGGSSGQARQQQSRQEGANTSDEIVDVDDDLPF
- the htpX gene encoding zinc metalloprotease HtpX: MLKNSVRTVFLMALVGLLFLFIGNLLGGQTGMVIALVFALMMNGFSYWYSDKLVLKMYRAKEVTRDNAPQFYNMVEELSQKANLPMPKVYIIPQEQPNAFATGRNPNHAAVAATQGILRSLNERELRGVMAHELAHIKNRDILTQTIVTTVVSAITMIAQFAIFLPIGRGGGDGPNPIVLLLTLILAPLAAAMLQAAVSRTREFEADRVGAEICGSAESLASALRKIQASVERIPMQASETAQRSTAHMFPVNPFSARGMSKLFSTHPDTQLRIKKLMEMEKTGRYS
- a CDS encoding hemolysin family protein, coding for MIIPLLFQAMILPDRFQAVADTGTFESLLVNPADFLVLVIVIVLGLIFSAFFSGAEVAFFSLDKKVDSSTIEEAKKDRALARVLHMLERPRQLLATVLIGNTFANIITAVGAAVLTGRLIALFGLPQLLIFTIEVVVLTITIVILAEITPKLLALNRPLAVSRKLSWLLYFFFFILAPLARLIAQGTRFLEKSIPRPSDAISTDDLKTIAEVGELHGSIHGDEREIIENVIEFGNTYVREIMTSRVNITAINTGNTLQEVLDIIREKGVSRLPLYENDLDNIIGVIHSKDLLPYIKSELGGATINWKTLARKALFVPTTKKLDDLLREFQQLKTHIAIVVDEYGGTEGVITLDDVLEEIIGEITDEYTEPVELYTRNKSGNYLFDAKIDLDDMADILSMDLTTDEDEYETLGGLVYYLLERIPEEGETVTFKELQLKVMEMDNNRLTKVEVEVLSDQEAPEAPEAHDNSDEHDKTDKHNRNQSGSQNPAP